A stretch of Kryptolebias marmoratus isolate JLee-2015 linkage group LG24, ASM164957v2, whole genome shotgun sequence DNA encodes these proteins:
- the si:ch211-221n20.8 gene encoding fibropellin-1 isoform X3, with amino-acid sequence MFHLWTLVSALLLLLSGAVNLSNHEGNDNEVLKHTETELTENQARHDLVIENAIRNISEATPSHTPTTSGNQVMQKSGTGCGCPSGMVKDGDNCTCPVGFALEGAAECKDVDECEVEGPGPCGLYAHCTNIPGSYSCACLRGYLMGSGGCQDIDECALAAVTGLQACQGEEECTNTPGSFTCSCPVGYVTSLTGKGCEDVDECSFEEQCRRELRKVCVNTPGSFVCQCQPGFRAEAPACVGPVCADYTVCQDVDECVDSPELCDGQGVCENTLGSYKCVCRPGYQGNGTHCKDENECASGSHQCDTNARCGNIIGSYFCQCYQGFNGDGRTCFDIDECLVYNGYCEHNCTNEPGGYSCQCASGYQLDQGGRNCTDVDECLALNGTCEHICINTVGSFQCSCRPGYQLHIDGRTCVDIDECKLQNGGCSHTCTNSPGGHTCHCPAPLLLGTDSLTCSNVKSCKLRNGGCDHVCTMSAGDHVRCSCRAGWRLSDNTRSCVDVNECEDFTKGGCEQLCVNHPGGFNCTCREGYEIRTDDPTKCRPVCDPPCQNYGVCVAPNSCDCPPGYPGVGCSAMCSPPCAHGGTCRRWNMCLCPTGWTGPGCHTAVCELPCANGGRCVGPNTCQCPSDYTGPQCLIPLCTPACQNGGRCVDVNKCICVGGWQGARCQIEPVECQKPCKNGGVCMGLNRCRCPTGFTGRLCETAVTTPCVPPCQHGATCSPRNTCACAEGTTGLRCERLTCPAVTTVVSTARAVRKAFRESYVDRCGPLGVQLCTKYRINQARVYLQAYRVGYKIQCPGQKGR; translated from the exons ATGTTCCACCTCTGGACCCTCGTGTCAGCcttgctgctgcttttgtcaGGGGCTGTAAACCTGAGCAACCATGAAGGAAATGACAATGAAGtcctgaaacacacagagactgAGCTCACCGAGAACCAGGCCAGACAT GATCTGGTGATTGAGAATGCCATCAGAAATATCAGCGAAGCAACACCAAGCCACACACCCACCACATCAG GAAACCAGGTGATGCAGAAGAGCGGCACAGGTTGTGGCTGCCCGTCTGGAATGGTGAAAGATGGTGACAACTGCACCTGTCCTGTGGGGTTCGCTCTGGAAGGAGCAGCTGAGTGTAAAG ATGTTGATGAGTGTGAAGTGGAGGGGCCGGGGCCGTGTGGTCTCTATGCCCACTGCACTAATATCCCCGGTTCATACTCATGTGCCTGTCTCCGTGGCTACTTGATGGGTTCTGGAGGGTGCCAGG ACATAGATGAATGTGCTCTGGCTGCAGTGACAGGTCTGCAGGCCTGTCAAGGTGAGGAAGAATGCACAAACACCCCTGGCTCCTTTACCTGCTCATGCCCTGTTGGATATGTGACGTCGTTGACTGGAAAAGGCTGTGAAG ACGTGGATGAGTGCAGCTTCGAGGAGCAGTGTCGCCGTGAACTGAGAAAGGTGTGCGTGAACACTCCTGGGAGCTTTGTGTGCCAGTGCCAGCCGGGCTTCAGAGCAGAGGCCCCCGCCTGTGTTg GTCCTGTATGTGCAGACTACACCGTCTGTCAAG ATGTGGATGAATGTGTGGACAGTCCAGAGTTGTGCGATGGTCAGGGTGTGTGTGAGAACACGCTTGGCAGCTACAAGTGTGTCTGTCGACCTGGTTACCAGGGAAACGGCACACACTGCAAAG acGAGAATGAGTGTGCATCAGGCAGCCACCAGTGTGACACAAACGCTCGATGTGGCAACATCATCGGCTCGTACTTCTGCCAGTGTTACCAGGGCTTTAATGGAGATGGGCGCACTTGTTTTG ATATTGATGAGTGCCTTGTATACAACGGCTACTGTGAACACAACTGCACCAATGAGCCAGGAGGGTACAGCTGCCAGTGCGCCTCAGGGTACCAGCTGGACCAGGGCGGACGCAACTGCACAG ATGTGGATGAGTGTTTGGCTCTAAATGGGACTTGTGAGCACATTTGCATCAACACTGTTGGCTCTTTCCAGTGCTCCTGCAGACCAGGCTACCAGCTGCACATTGATGGCCGCACCTGTGTAG ACATTGATGAATGCAAACTTCAGAATGGTGGCTGCTCTCACACCTGCACCAACTCTCCAGGAGGACACACTTGCCACTGCCCAGCTCCCCTTCTGTTAGGCACAGAcagcctcacctgcagca ATGTTAAATCCTGTAAGCTGAGAAATGGCGGCTGTGACCATGTTTGTACAATGAGCGCTGGGGACCACGTCAGGTGTAGCTGTCGAGCAGGCTGGAGGCTGAGTGACAACACCCGGAGCTGCGTAG ATGTGAACGAGTGTGAAGATTTCACAAAGGGTGGCTGTGAGCAGCTTTGTGTGAACCATCCCGGTGGTTTTAACTGCACCTGCAGGGAGGGGTATGAAATCCGAACTGATGACCCCACCAAGTGCCGGC CTGTGTGTGACCCACCGTGTCAGAACTACGGCGTGTGTGTGGCACCAAACAGCTGCGACTGTCCTCCAGGTTATCCTGGTGTGGGCTGCTCAG CCATGTGCTCTCCACCCTGTGCCCATGGAGGTACCTGCAGGCGTTGGaacatgtgtttgtgtccaACTGGTTGGACAGGACCAGGCTGCCACACAG CTGTGtgtgagttgccttgtgctaaTGGTGGTCGCTGTGTGGGCCCCAATACCTGCCAGTGCCCGTCTGACTACACAGGCCCTCAGTGCCTCATTC cgCTGTGCACTCCTGCCTGTCAGAACGGAGGAAGATGTGTGGATGTCAACAAATGCATATGTGTTGGAGGATGGCAGGGAGCTCGATGTCAGATAG AGCCTGTCGAGTGTCAGAAGCCTTGCAAGAATGGCGGCGTGTGCATGGGCCTCAACAGGTGCCGCTGTCCCACAGGATTCACCGGCCGTCTTTGTGAAACAG CCGTAACCACACCGTGTGTCCCACCCTGTCAGCACGGAGCCACATGCAGCCCGCGCAACACCTGTGCCTGTGCAGAGGGCACCACAGGCTTACGCTGTGAGAGGCT GACGTGCCCTGCGGTCACCACTGTGGTCAGTACAGCTCGGGCGGTGAGGAAAGCGTTCAGGGAGAGCTACGTTGATCGCTGCGGACCCTTGGGTGTTCAGCTTTGTACTAAATACAG
- the si:ch211-221n20.8 gene encoding fibropellin-1 isoform X5 has product MFHLWTLVSALLLLLSGAVNLSNHEGNDNEVLKHTETELTENQARHDLVIENAIRNISEATPSHTPTTSGNQVMQKSGTGCGCPSGMVKDGDNCTCPVGFALEGAAECKDIDECALAAVTGLQACQGEEECTNTPGSFTCSCPVGYVTSLTGKGCEDVDECSFEEQCRRELRKVCVNTPGSFVCQCQPGFRAEAPACVGPVCADYTVCQDVDECVDSPELCDGQGVCENTLGSYKCVCRPGYQGNGTHCKDENECASGSHQCDTNARCGNIIGSYFCQCYQGFNGDGRTCFDIDECLVYNGYCEHNCTNEPGGYSCQCASGYQLDQGGRNCTDVDECLALNGTCEHICINTVGSFQCSCRPGYQLHIDGRTCVDIDECKLQNGGCSHTCTNSPGGHTCHCPAPLLLGTDSLTCSNVKSCKLRNGGCDHVCTMSAGDHVRCSCRAGWRLSDNTRSCVDVNECEDFTKGGCEQLCVNHPGGFNCTCREGYEIRTDDPTKCRPVCDPPCQNYGVCVAPNSCDCPPGYPGVGCSAMCSPPCAHGGTCRRWNMCLCPTGWTGPGCHTAVCELPCANGGRCVGPNTCQCPSDYTGPQCLIPLCTPACQNGGRCVDVNKCICVGGWQGARCQIEPVECQKPCKNGGVCMGLNRCRCPTGFTGRLCETAVTTPCVPPCQHGATCSPRNTCACAEGTTGLRCERLTCPAVTTVVSTARAVRKAFRESYVDRCGPLGVQLCTKYRINQARVYLQAYRVGYKIQCPGQKGR; this is encoded by the exons ATGTTCCACCTCTGGACCCTCGTGTCAGCcttgctgctgcttttgtcaGGGGCTGTAAACCTGAGCAACCATGAAGGAAATGACAATGAAGtcctgaaacacacagagactgAGCTCACCGAGAACCAGGCCAGACAT GATCTGGTGATTGAGAATGCCATCAGAAATATCAGCGAAGCAACACCAAGCCACACACCCACCACATCAG GAAACCAGGTGATGCAGAAGAGCGGCACAGGTTGTGGCTGCCCGTCTGGAATGGTGAAAGATGGTGACAACTGCACCTGTCCTGTGGGGTTCGCTCTGGAAGGAGCAGCTGAGTGTAAAG ACATAGATGAATGTGCTCTGGCTGCAGTGACAGGTCTGCAGGCCTGTCAAGGTGAGGAAGAATGCACAAACACCCCTGGCTCCTTTACCTGCTCATGCCCTGTTGGATATGTGACGTCGTTGACTGGAAAAGGCTGTGAAG ACGTGGATGAGTGCAGCTTCGAGGAGCAGTGTCGCCGTGAACTGAGAAAGGTGTGCGTGAACACTCCTGGGAGCTTTGTGTGCCAGTGCCAGCCGGGCTTCAGAGCAGAGGCCCCCGCCTGTGTTg GTCCTGTATGTGCAGACTACACCGTCTGTCAAG ATGTGGATGAATGTGTGGACAGTCCAGAGTTGTGCGATGGTCAGGGTGTGTGTGAGAACACGCTTGGCAGCTACAAGTGTGTCTGTCGACCTGGTTACCAGGGAAACGGCACACACTGCAAAG acGAGAATGAGTGTGCATCAGGCAGCCACCAGTGTGACACAAACGCTCGATGTGGCAACATCATCGGCTCGTACTTCTGCCAGTGTTACCAGGGCTTTAATGGAGATGGGCGCACTTGTTTTG ATATTGATGAGTGCCTTGTATACAACGGCTACTGTGAACACAACTGCACCAATGAGCCAGGAGGGTACAGCTGCCAGTGCGCCTCAGGGTACCAGCTGGACCAGGGCGGACGCAACTGCACAG ATGTGGATGAGTGTTTGGCTCTAAATGGGACTTGTGAGCACATTTGCATCAACACTGTTGGCTCTTTCCAGTGCTCCTGCAGACCAGGCTACCAGCTGCACATTGATGGCCGCACCTGTGTAG ACATTGATGAATGCAAACTTCAGAATGGTGGCTGCTCTCACACCTGCACCAACTCTCCAGGAGGACACACTTGCCACTGCCCAGCTCCCCTTCTGTTAGGCACAGAcagcctcacctgcagca ATGTTAAATCCTGTAAGCTGAGAAATGGCGGCTGTGACCATGTTTGTACAATGAGCGCTGGGGACCACGTCAGGTGTAGCTGTCGAGCAGGCTGGAGGCTGAGTGACAACACCCGGAGCTGCGTAG ATGTGAACGAGTGTGAAGATTTCACAAAGGGTGGCTGTGAGCAGCTTTGTGTGAACCATCCCGGTGGTTTTAACTGCACCTGCAGGGAGGGGTATGAAATCCGAACTGATGACCCCACCAAGTGCCGGC CTGTGTGTGACCCACCGTGTCAGAACTACGGCGTGTGTGTGGCACCAAACAGCTGCGACTGTCCTCCAGGTTATCCTGGTGTGGGCTGCTCAG CCATGTGCTCTCCACCCTGTGCCCATGGAGGTACCTGCAGGCGTTGGaacatgtgtttgtgtccaACTGGTTGGACAGGACCAGGCTGCCACACAG CTGTGtgtgagttgccttgtgctaaTGGTGGTCGCTGTGTGGGCCCCAATACCTGCCAGTGCCCGTCTGACTACACAGGCCCTCAGTGCCTCATTC cgCTGTGCACTCCTGCCTGTCAGAACGGAGGAAGATGTGTGGATGTCAACAAATGCATATGTGTTGGAGGATGGCAGGGAGCTCGATGTCAGATAG AGCCTGTCGAGTGTCAGAAGCCTTGCAAGAATGGCGGCGTGTGCATGGGCCTCAACAGGTGCCGCTGTCCCACAGGATTCACCGGCCGTCTTTGTGAAACAG CCGTAACCACACCGTGTGTCCCACCCTGTCAGCACGGAGCCACATGCAGCCCGCGCAACACCTGTGCCTGTGCAGAGGGCACCACAGGCTTACGCTGTGAGAGGCT GACGTGCCCTGCGGTCACCACTGTGGTCAGTACAGCTCGGGCGGTGAGGAAAGCGTTCAGGGAGAGCTACGTTGATCGCTGCGGACCCTTGGGTGTTCAGCTTTGTACTAAATACAG
- the si:ch211-221n20.8 gene encoding fibropellin-1 isoform X2, giving the protein MFHLWTLVSALLLLLSGAVNLSNHEGNDNEVLKHTETELTENQARHDLVIENAIRNISEATPSHTPTTSASPNSTLAPCPGNQVMQKSGTGCGCPSGMVKDGDNCTCPVGFALEGAAECKDVDECEVEGPGPCGLYAHCTNIPGSYSCACLRGYLMGSGGCQDIDECALAAVTGLQACQGEEECTNTPGSFTCSCPVGYVTSLTGKGCEDVDECSFEEQCRRELRKVCVNTPGSFVCQCQPGFRAEAPACVGPVCADYTVCQDVDECVDSPELCDGQGVCENTLGSYKCVCRPGYQGNGTHCKDENECASGSHQCDTNARCGNIIGSYFCQCYQGFNGDGRTCFDIDECLVYNGYCEHNCTNEPGGYSCQCASGYQLDQGGRNCTDVDECLALNGTCEHICINTVGSFQCSCRPGYQLHIDGRTCVDIDECKLQNGGCSHTCTNSPGGHTCHCPAPLLLGTDSLTCSNVKSCKLRNGGCDHVCTMSAGDHVRCSCRAGWRLSDNTRSCVDVNECEDFTKGGCEQLCVNHPGGFNCTCREGYEIRTDDPTKCRPVCDPPCQNYGVCVAPNSCDCPPGYPGVGCSAMCSPPCAHGGTCRRWNMCLCPTGWTGPGCHTAVCELPCANGGRCVGPNTCQCPSDYTGPQCLIPLCTPACQNGGRCVDVNKCICVGGWQGARCQIEPVECQKPCKNGGVCMGLNRCRCPTGFTGRLCETAVTTPCVPPCQHGATCSPRNTCACAEGTTGLRCERLTCPAVTTVVSTARAVRKAFRESYVDRCGPLGVQLCTKYRINQARVYLQAYRVGYKIQCPGQKGR; this is encoded by the exons ATGTTCCACCTCTGGACCCTCGTGTCAGCcttgctgctgcttttgtcaGGGGCTGTAAACCTGAGCAACCATGAAGGAAATGACAATGAAGtcctgaaacacacagagactgAGCTCACCGAGAACCAGGCCAGACAT GATCTGGTGATTGAGAATGCCATCAGAAATATCAGCGAAGCAACACCAAGCCACACACCCACCACATCAG CTTCCCCGAACTCCACTCTTGCTCCATGTCCAGGAAACCAGGTGATGCAGAAGAGCGGCACAGGTTGTGGCTGCCCGTCTGGAATGGTGAAAGATGGTGACAACTGCACCTGTCCTGTGGGGTTCGCTCTGGAAGGAGCAGCTGAGTGTAAAG ATGTTGATGAGTGTGAAGTGGAGGGGCCGGGGCCGTGTGGTCTCTATGCCCACTGCACTAATATCCCCGGTTCATACTCATGTGCCTGTCTCCGTGGCTACTTGATGGGTTCTGGAGGGTGCCAGG ACATAGATGAATGTGCTCTGGCTGCAGTGACAGGTCTGCAGGCCTGTCAAGGTGAGGAAGAATGCACAAACACCCCTGGCTCCTTTACCTGCTCATGCCCTGTTGGATATGTGACGTCGTTGACTGGAAAAGGCTGTGAAG ACGTGGATGAGTGCAGCTTCGAGGAGCAGTGTCGCCGTGAACTGAGAAAGGTGTGCGTGAACACTCCTGGGAGCTTTGTGTGCCAGTGCCAGCCGGGCTTCAGAGCAGAGGCCCCCGCCTGTGTTg GTCCTGTATGTGCAGACTACACCGTCTGTCAAG ATGTGGATGAATGTGTGGACAGTCCAGAGTTGTGCGATGGTCAGGGTGTGTGTGAGAACACGCTTGGCAGCTACAAGTGTGTCTGTCGACCTGGTTACCAGGGAAACGGCACACACTGCAAAG acGAGAATGAGTGTGCATCAGGCAGCCACCAGTGTGACACAAACGCTCGATGTGGCAACATCATCGGCTCGTACTTCTGCCAGTGTTACCAGGGCTTTAATGGAGATGGGCGCACTTGTTTTG ATATTGATGAGTGCCTTGTATACAACGGCTACTGTGAACACAACTGCACCAATGAGCCAGGAGGGTACAGCTGCCAGTGCGCCTCAGGGTACCAGCTGGACCAGGGCGGACGCAACTGCACAG ATGTGGATGAGTGTTTGGCTCTAAATGGGACTTGTGAGCACATTTGCATCAACACTGTTGGCTCTTTCCAGTGCTCCTGCAGACCAGGCTACCAGCTGCACATTGATGGCCGCACCTGTGTAG ACATTGATGAATGCAAACTTCAGAATGGTGGCTGCTCTCACACCTGCACCAACTCTCCAGGAGGACACACTTGCCACTGCCCAGCTCCCCTTCTGTTAGGCACAGAcagcctcacctgcagca ATGTTAAATCCTGTAAGCTGAGAAATGGCGGCTGTGACCATGTTTGTACAATGAGCGCTGGGGACCACGTCAGGTGTAGCTGTCGAGCAGGCTGGAGGCTGAGTGACAACACCCGGAGCTGCGTAG ATGTGAACGAGTGTGAAGATTTCACAAAGGGTGGCTGTGAGCAGCTTTGTGTGAACCATCCCGGTGGTTTTAACTGCACCTGCAGGGAGGGGTATGAAATCCGAACTGATGACCCCACCAAGTGCCGGC CTGTGTGTGACCCACCGTGTCAGAACTACGGCGTGTGTGTGGCACCAAACAGCTGCGACTGTCCTCCAGGTTATCCTGGTGTGGGCTGCTCAG CCATGTGCTCTCCACCCTGTGCCCATGGAGGTACCTGCAGGCGTTGGaacatgtgtttgtgtccaACTGGTTGGACAGGACCAGGCTGCCACACAG CTGTGtgtgagttgccttgtgctaaTGGTGGTCGCTGTGTGGGCCCCAATACCTGCCAGTGCCCGTCTGACTACACAGGCCCTCAGTGCCTCATTC cgCTGTGCACTCCTGCCTGTCAGAACGGAGGAAGATGTGTGGATGTCAACAAATGCATATGTGTTGGAGGATGGCAGGGAGCTCGATGTCAGATAG AGCCTGTCGAGTGTCAGAAGCCTTGCAAGAATGGCGGCGTGTGCATGGGCCTCAACAGGTGCCGCTGTCCCACAGGATTCACCGGCCGTCTTTGTGAAACAG CCGTAACCACACCGTGTGTCCCACCCTGTCAGCACGGAGCCACATGCAGCCCGCGCAACACCTGTGCCTGTGCAGAGGGCACCACAGGCTTACGCTGTGAGAGGCT GACGTGCCCTGCGGTCACCACTGTGGTCAGTACAGCTCGGGCGGTGAGGAAAGCGTTCAGGGAGAGCTACGTTGATCGCTGCGGACCCTTGGGTGTTCAGCTTTGTACTAAATACAG
- the si:ch211-221n20.8 gene encoding fibropellin-1 isoform X1 yields the protein MFHLWTLVSALLLLLSGAVNLSNHEGNDNEVLKHTETELTENQARHDLVIENAIRNISEATPSHTPTTSALLTTTASPNSTLAPCPGNQVMQKSGTGCGCPSGMVKDGDNCTCPVGFALEGAAECKDVDECEVEGPGPCGLYAHCTNIPGSYSCACLRGYLMGSGGCQDIDECALAAVTGLQACQGEEECTNTPGSFTCSCPVGYVTSLTGKGCEDVDECSFEEQCRRELRKVCVNTPGSFVCQCQPGFRAEAPACVGPVCADYTVCQDVDECVDSPELCDGQGVCENTLGSYKCVCRPGYQGNGTHCKDENECASGSHQCDTNARCGNIIGSYFCQCYQGFNGDGRTCFDIDECLVYNGYCEHNCTNEPGGYSCQCASGYQLDQGGRNCTDVDECLALNGTCEHICINTVGSFQCSCRPGYQLHIDGRTCVDIDECKLQNGGCSHTCTNSPGGHTCHCPAPLLLGTDSLTCSNVKSCKLRNGGCDHVCTMSAGDHVRCSCRAGWRLSDNTRSCVDVNECEDFTKGGCEQLCVNHPGGFNCTCREGYEIRTDDPTKCRPVCDPPCQNYGVCVAPNSCDCPPGYPGVGCSAMCSPPCAHGGTCRRWNMCLCPTGWTGPGCHTAVCELPCANGGRCVGPNTCQCPSDYTGPQCLIPLCTPACQNGGRCVDVNKCICVGGWQGARCQIEPVECQKPCKNGGVCMGLNRCRCPTGFTGRLCETAVTTPCVPPCQHGATCSPRNTCACAEGTTGLRCERLTCPAVTTVVSTARAVRKAFRESYVDRCGPLGVQLCTKYRINQARVYLQAYRVGYKIQCPGQKGR from the exons ATGTTCCACCTCTGGACCCTCGTGTCAGCcttgctgctgcttttgtcaGGGGCTGTAAACCTGAGCAACCATGAAGGAAATGACAATGAAGtcctgaaacacacagagactgAGCTCACCGAGAACCAGGCCAGACAT GATCTGGTGATTGAGAATGCCATCAGAAATATCAGCGAAGCAACACCAAGCCACACACCCACCACATCAG CTTTATTGACTACCACAGCTTCCCCGAACTCCACTCTTGCTCCATGTCCAGGAAACCAGGTGATGCAGAAGAGCGGCACAGGTTGTGGCTGCCCGTCTGGAATGGTGAAAGATGGTGACAACTGCACCTGTCCTGTGGGGTTCGCTCTGGAAGGAGCAGCTGAGTGTAAAG ATGTTGATGAGTGTGAAGTGGAGGGGCCGGGGCCGTGTGGTCTCTATGCCCACTGCACTAATATCCCCGGTTCATACTCATGTGCCTGTCTCCGTGGCTACTTGATGGGTTCTGGAGGGTGCCAGG ACATAGATGAATGTGCTCTGGCTGCAGTGACAGGTCTGCAGGCCTGTCAAGGTGAGGAAGAATGCACAAACACCCCTGGCTCCTTTACCTGCTCATGCCCTGTTGGATATGTGACGTCGTTGACTGGAAAAGGCTGTGAAG ACGTGGATGAGTGCAGCTTCGAGGAGCAGTGTCGCCGTGAACTGAGAAAGGTGTGCGTGAACACTCCTGGGAGCTTTGTGTGCCAGTGCCAGCCGGGCTTCAGAGCAGAGGCCCCCGCCTGTGTTg GTCCTGTATGTGCAGACTACACCGTCTGTCAAG ATGTGGATGAATGTGTGGACAGTCCAGAGTTGTGCGATGGTCAGGGTGTGTGTGAGAACACGCTTGGCAGCTACAAGTGTGTCTGTCGACCTGGTTACCAGGGAAACGGCACACACTGCAAAG acGAGAATGAGTGTGCATCAGGCAGCCACCAGTGTGACACAAACGCTCGATGTGGCAACATCATCGGCTCGTACTTCTGCCAGTGTTACCAGGGCTTTAATGGAGATGGGCGCACTTGTTTTG ATATTGATGAGTGCCTTGTATACAACGGCTACTGTGAACACAACTGCACCAATGAGCCAGGAGGGTACAGCTGCCAGTGCGCCTCAGGGTACCAGCTGGACCAGGGCGGACGCAACTGCACAG ATGTGGATGAGTGTTTGGCTCTAAATGGGACTTGTGAGCACATTTGCATCAACACTGTTGGCTCTTTCCAGTGCTCCTGCAGACCAGGCTACCAGCTGCACATTGATGGCCGCACCTGTGTAG ACATTGATGAATGCAAACTTCAGAATGGTGGCTGCTCTCACACCTGCACCAACTCTCCAGGAGGACACACTTGCCACTGCCCAGCTCCCCTTCTGTTAGGCACAGAcagcctcacctgcagca ATGTTAAATCCTGTAAGCTGAGAAATGGCGGCTGTGACCATGTTTGTACAATGAGCGCTGGGGACCACGTCAGGTGTAGCTGTCGAGCAGGCTGGAGGCTGAGTGACAACACCCGGAGCTGCGTAG ATGTGAACGAGTGTGAAGATTTCACAAAGGGTGGCTGTGAGCAGCTTTGTGTGAACCATCCCGGTGGTTTTAACTGCACCTGCAGGGAGGGGTATGAAATCCGAACTGATGACCCCACCAAGTGCCGGC CTGTGTGTGACCCACCGTGTCAGAACTACGGCGTGTGTGTGGCACCAAACAGCTGCGACTGTCCTCCAGGTTATCCTGGTGTGGGCTGCTCAG CCATGTGCTCTCCACCCTGTGCCCATGGAGGTACCTGCAGGCGTTGGaacatgtgtttgtgtccaACTGGTTGGACAGGACCAGGCTGCCACACAG CTGTGtgtgagttgccttgtgctaaTGGTGGTCGCTGTGTGGGCCCCAATACCTGCCAGTGCCCGTCTGACTACACAGGCCCTCAGTGCCTCATTC cgCTGTGCACTCCTGCCTGTCAGAACGGAGGAAGATGTGTGGATGTCAACAAATGCATATGTGTTGGAGGATGGCAGGGAGCTCGATGTCAGATAG AGCCTGTCGAGTGTCAGAAGCCTTGCAAGAATGGCGGCGTGTGCATGGGCCTCAACAGGTGCCGCTGTCCCACAGGATTCACCGGCCGTCTTTGTGAAACAG CCGTAACCACACCGTGTGTCCCACCCTGTCAGCACGGAGCCACATGCAGCCCGCGCAACACCTGTGCCTGTGCAGAGGGCACCACAGGCTTACGCTGTGAGAGGCT GACGTGCCCTGCGGTCACCACTGTGGTCAGTACAGCTCGGGCGGTGAGGAAAGCGTTCAGGGAGAGCTACGTTGATCGCTGCGGACCCTTGGGTGTTCAGCTTTGTACTAAATACAG